The Maridesulfovibrio hydrothermalis AM13 = DSM 14728 DNA window CACCTCAATAATGTAGTTCATAATTTAATAGTCTGGAGGTATAACAACGTTGCTTGATCGAAAGTCAAATAATCTTTTCAAATGCGACTTGCGAAAAAGCATGAAGGATATCTATAATTGCTGATTTTGATGGATTTTCACAACTCCACCATACAGCAACAACACAACTCAACACATTTAAATATAAGGATATTATATCGACACTAGAACCCGTAGCCAGTTCTTTATAGTACTAAATCAGTATGAAATAGATAAGGCGAAGTTAGTTAGATTAAACATAGTTAACGTATGAATTGTTTTTAACTGACGGGCTAAAAAAAGGTTTTGAAAAGAAATGTTTTGAGTGTAAAGAAAGCCAGCCTTGCGATGAGGCAATTCAATGCTTCTGATTGCTTTTTGACTGTTCTAGTCGTAGTTTGTCCGATCAACCTTTGTAACAGAAAAACGTGACTATAATACTTTTCAGCTCAAGCAGGTTATGCACATGCCCAAATTAAACATACGGCAAAAAATTATAATCGGTATTGCCATATTCTCCATCTGTTTCTGGTGCATAGGAATACTTTCATATTCGAACACCATCCAGTTGGAACGCGAAGTACTGCTTGTTGAACGTGTTGACGATCTTAGTAATATAATTCTTGAAATACGGCGTACCGAGAAAAACCTTTTCTTATACAATGATCCGGCTATCTTTTCTCAAGGTATCAAATATATTGATAAAGCTGAGACACTTTTACTTTCTCTCATGACCGAATTCAGCCGTCCTGCGGTCAGGGAGCATGGGGTATCGCTTAAAACGGGGCTGGACCGCTACCGCGATCTGCTTGGAAAAATTGTTTTAGAGAACGGCCCGGATAAAACTCAGGAACAAAGCAGCACCCGCAGCCTTCTTCGCGAGTCAGGCCAGAATCTTGTGGAACACTCCCGCGCAATAGCCAGCTTTGAACGTAAAAATATTTTAAATATCAACAACAACTTACGCACTAACCTGTTGTTTTCTATTGTAGCAATAGGACTGGTTATTCTAGCTCTGGTTATGTTTGTCAGTTCAAACATTATCCGTCCACTGCGCTTGGTGCAGGAAGCAACAAAACGAATTTCACTCGGCACTTTTAAAGCTATTCCCATCAAAAATGCGCACGATGAAATTCAACAGGTTTTCGCGGCACTTAATTCGATGGTTGAACAGTTGAAAAAGCGCAGGCAGCAACTGGTGCAGGCTCAAAAGTTATCTTCCATCGGAACTTTAGCTTCGGGTATAGCCCACCAGTTGAATAATCCGCTCAACAACATTTCAACCTCCTGCCAGATTCTGATGGAAAGTGAACCTGACAGAAGTGAACTTGCAGATAAAATGATGCACAACATTAAACAGGAAACCTTAAGGTCAAGAGATATAGTTAAAGGATTGCTGGAATTCTCACGTGAGCGGGAATATTCACCGGCTCCAATTATTCTTGATTCGGTAGTACAATCAGCCGTAAGGCTTGTCTCCAGTCAGGTTCCATCAGACATTTCGATTGAAACAAACATTCCAGAGAAAATAATACTTCAGGCGGACCGGCAGAGATTGCAGGAAGCATTCATCAACCTTATCATCAATGCAGTTCAAGCCATTGAACCAGAATCAGGAACTATAGTTATAAGTGCGTCAACTCATAACGACAATGCTGTGATCACAGTAAAAGACACAGGAACAGGTATGAGCACCGAAACTCTGGAACGCATATTCGACCCATTTTTCTCAACCAAAGAAGTCGGACAGGGTACGGGGCTTGGACTTTATATCGTATACGGTATTGTAGAAAAGCATCAGGGCAAGATCCGTGCTGAAAGCATTCCCGGCGACAGCACTGCATTCTTCATCACCCTGCCTTTAGCAAAGGATAAATTTGTATGATCAGCCATGCCAATATACTTATAATCGATGATGAACTTATCGCCCGTGAGAACCTTGTGCATGTTCTGACTAAAGAGGGATATAATGCTGTTGCAGTTGAAACCGGAGTCGAGGCATTGCAGCAGCTGGAAAAAAACGAGTACGAACTGGTTTTAACCGACCTGATGATGCCCGGAATGAACGGCATCCAAATTCTTGAACACATCAAGGAAATGCAGCCGACAACTGAGGTTATTGTGATTACAGGCCATGCCACAGTGTCAACCGCGGTTGTTGCTATGCAGAAAGGCGCACACTCATACATAGCAAAACCTTTCAACCTTGACGAACTGCGCATGCAGGTATTGAAAGCCCTTGAACAAAGAGCACTTTCTGTAGAGGTACTGCGGCTCAGACAGGTTATCGCGCAAGGAAAACAGGATTTCCCTCTGGTTGGACAAAGTGAGTCTATCCTCAGACTGAAAAAGACTGTGCAGCAGCTCGCCAATATGAACTGCAATGTTCTCATTCAAGGAGAAACAGGCACAGGTAAAGAACTCATTGCGCAAGGCATCCACATGCTCAGCAGCAGATCCGATGAACGGTTTATGGCCGTCAACTGTGGAACTTTTACTGCGGAGCTGATGGATAAAGAATTATTCGGGCATGAGAGAGAAGCTTTTACAGGCGCTCAGCGAGGACAAAAAGGAATTCTTGAAGTGGCAGACGGAGGAACCGTTTTTTTTGATGAAATGAGCGAACTGCCATTGAATATGCAGGTAAAACTTTTACGGGTTCTGCAGGAACGAACTTTTCTGCGCGTAGGCGGGACTCAAGAAATACCTGTAAATATCAGGGTCATTGCCGCTACAAACTGTGACCTCAAAGAGAATGTTAAAAAAGGAACCTTCCGTCAGGACTTGTTCTACAGATTAAATGTCGTAACTCTTTCCGCCCCTCCGCTTAGAGAGCACAGGGAAGACATTCCTGTGCTTGTGGGGCATTTTCTGGAGCAGCACAGAACCCCCGAGCAGACTATCACCACGATTTCTCAGGAAACACTGGATATCCTCATGAATCATTCTTTTCCGGGAAATGTGCGTGAACTGGAAAATATTGCTCAACGGGCATTGGCTCTTGCCAAAGGAACAGTTTTCACTCCCGATTTGCTACCGCACGATGTGCGCAACACCCCGCTGGAAAACCCGTTGCATACTCTTGAAGAGGTGGAACACCGTCATATTGAAAAAGTCATGCTGGCAACAGGGGGCAACAAGACTCAAGCCGCAAAAATCCTCGGAATAGACAGAGTATCCCTTTGGCGGAAAATAAAACGATATAGTCTGGACTAAGCAGCCGGCTCAAAGTAGAGCCAGTTCTACAACTTCCTCAAGTCTGCTCACTAGCCGGACTTCTATATTTTCCAGAACCTCAGATTCAATACTGCGTACAGCTTGATCACACTTTTCAGGTAACACGACGGTTTTTATTCCCGCCCGTGTTGCAGCCATAACTTTTTCCCGTATTCCCCCGACAGGCAGTACGTCACCGAGCAAAGAAATCTCCCCGCTAAAAGCCACATCCTGACGTACGGGCCGACCGGTAAGCATAGAAAGGATTGCAACTGTGATAGTTACTCCTGCTGAAGGCCCCTCTTTGGTAACAGCTCCGGCTGGAATATGAACATGTATATCTGAGGACTCGAAAAACTCCGGCGAAAGATTAAATGTTTCAAAACTGCTGCGGAGAAAGCTGAGAGCCGTTTGCGCAGATTCCTGCAAAACATCCCCCAGAGATCCAGTTAAAATCAATTGCTTGTTTCCACGCATCTGAGCCGCTTCAACAAACAATATTTCACCACCATTTTCAGTCCAGACCAGCCCTGTGGCCAGCCCTACTTTGGGTGCAGATTTTGCGGTAGTGGTAAAATGCGGCGGAGATCCCATGATGTTTTGAATATCCGCCCCCTCAACCTTCAACACCCCCGAACTCTCTCCGCCATCCAAAACCTTGCGGGCAAGCTTGCGGCATAGTGCAGCAACCTGTTTTTCCAGACCTCGCAAGCCAGCTTCTCTAGTGTAGTCTAAAATTATTTTTTTTACAGCTCCGGCCTGCAAATCAACTTCGCCCGGGTTCAATCCATGCTGACGCAATTGTGACGGAATTAAAAAACGGGTGGCAATCTCCTGTTTTTCGCTTAAAGTATAGCTCGAAAATTCAATTTCCTCCATACGGTCGCGAAGAGGAGCAGGAATACGTTCAACAATATTTGCCGTTGCAATAAACAGAACACCGGAAAGGTCAAAGGGTTGCCCCAGATAATTATCCACGAAAGATGAATTTTGCTCCGGGTCCAGCATTTCCAGCAACACCGCAGTGGCGTCGCCCTGAGAGTCTCCGATAACTTTATCCATCTCATCCAGCATTATAACCGGATTACGTACTCCCGTTTTCTGGATTCCCTGTAAAATTCTTCCGGCCATAGCCCCGACGTAGGTACGGCGGTGTCCACGCAGCTCAGCTTCATCGCGCAGACCGGCAAGCGACAGACGAAAGAATTTGCGCCCCATCGCCTCGGCTATAGCCTTGCCGATGGAAGTTTTACCTGTACCGGGAGGACCGGTGAAACAAAGAACAGGACCGCGTAAACTTTGAATTCGCTGATTCCTGCTGAGCAGTTCCATGACATAGTCACGCAGCTTCGTCAGATTAACTGGTTTACCGAGATATTGATCAGCCCCCTTCAGCATAGCAGATACGGCACTCTTCACAGTGGCATATCCCGTGAGCATAATCACACCGGTATCAGGCCAGCGGCGGCGGACCTCCTGAAGAAGCTGAAGACCGTCCATGCCGTCCATTTTCAGGTCGGTTACCAATATATCAGCAGGATCTTTCTCCATCGCAGTAATTGCTTCAAGGCCGTTCGCAACCGCCGTTACATCAAAACCTTCACCCTCAAATATTATAGAAAGGTTTTCACGGGCAATAACTTCGTCATCGGCCAGCAGAATTTTCGCATGCTGACGGCTGTGCAGACTTTTAACCGCTAAAAATTCAAGAATACGCTCTTTAACTATGCTGAGACCGTAGTGGCGGGCATCCAAAAGATCCTTGGCACGTGTCAGGTCCAGATCATCTTTTGTTGTCACATTCCAAGGCAGTGAAAGAATAAATTCAAGATAATTATGTGCAAGGGCAAACTCAGGTGAAGACTTATCTGTTTTCACCAACCGTTCATATTCATCACGGGCTACTATACGTATATGATCAGGCAGACCAGCCGACTCCATGCGCTTACGCAATTCATCTGCAAAAGGATCGGAAGGAGGGCTGGACTCTTTCCGGTCAGAAGAAATCTCAGGGTCAGACTGTGACGTATTGTCACTTTTTTTACGAAACCACTTCATACTAAAATTTCTCCCGCCCTACGGAAAATTCGTTGCAAGGCCCTCTGTTCATGTCAAAAATATGCTTCAATCTACGCTGATATTCCATTTTTTTTAAGTAACATTAATTACTTGTGTTGTTAACGTTGCATTATGAAACTTATGGGAATTAAATCGATTATTCATATTTAAAGCCGACAACAAAAACGTCATCAACCTGAAATTATAAACAATTTTCTAAATTTAACATAAGTTAATACCCCACAGCTGTGCGCTTCCTCACCTTTACTGACTTGAAACACATGCAATTCAGCATCTTTTATTTGTGAACAAAAGCACTAGTGTTGCAAAAAGAAACACTCTCATTTTCAGCATCTAAGGCAATGCTTCAAAATTCTCCCAATTTCCCCCTTCCAACCGTTGCTGTTTGCAACAGGCAAAAATACAAAAAAAACGCACAACCGCCTCAACTCACAGTCATATACAATTATATCAAATAGTTAGAATGATAAAAGCACTTGGCATGACTCTTGATAGTTAAAAGGGATCAAACATCAATGAACCAAAAATCAGGGGGCGTCATGGCTACAGTACAGAGCGTGAAGTGTTTTTTAGACAGGCACTATGACACAGCGGTCAAAAACCGTTGCAACACTTGTAATGTAGGAACATGGGCCATTAATCGTAAACAGTCATCAAGTGATAATAAAGAAAGGGGGTTTTTCTTGAAAACATTTTTGAACCGTTTCCGCACAAAAGACCAGAACTCCGCCGCCGCACAATTGAAAAATGATGAAGTTGTTGATGCTCTATCAAAAAGCACCCGTCCGGGATGCAAGATTCTTGTAGTTAGCAAGGGAAACTCATTTTCCGGAAACGTCGTTAACTATGCTGTTGAGATGGCAGCCAAAACCAGAAGCAGTTTGGTTGCACTTAATCTAGATGAACAAGGTACAAACTTCAGCGAATTTCAGGCTGAATCTAAAGATAATATCAGCAGTTTTTCCGCTAAAGCCAACGAAGCGGGACTCCTGTTTGCACATATAGTTAAAAAAGGTGCTGAGGATTCAGTCGTTGCGGAACTGCACTGTAAAGACAGTGAATTCCGGTACGTCATGGAAGATGTCGCAACTACGAAATCAACAAAACAAGCTATTCCTGTGTACGCACATGCAATGCTTCGGGTGAAATAAAGGATTAGCTCCTTTATCTTGCTCTCCTATACACGATATAAGGTATATATATGACTCCTGAGATTATTTTAGTCATGGCCGTTCTTGCATTCGCAGTCTTGTTGTTCATTTTCGAATGGGTCAGGGTTGATGTTGTCGGTCTTATTATGATGGTTATTC harbors:
- a CDS encoding S16 family serine protease, translating into MKWFRKKSDNTSQSDPEISSDRKESSPPSDPFADELRKRMESAGLPDHIRIVARDEYERLVKTDKSSPEFALAHNYLEFILSLPWNVTTKDDLDLTRAKDLLDARHYGLSIVKERILEFLAVKSLHSRQHAKILLADDEVIARENLSIIFEGEGFDVTAVANGLEAITAMEKDPADILVTDLKMDGMDGLQLLQEVRRRWPDTGVIMLTGYATVKSAVSAMLKGADQYLGKPVNLTKLRDYVMELLSRNQRIQSLRGPVLCFTGPPGTGKTSIGKAIAEAMGRKFFRLSLAGLRDEAELRGHRRTYVGAMAGRILQGIQKTGVRNPVIMLDEMDKVIGDSQGDATAVLLEMLDPEQNSSFVDNYLGQPFDLSGVLFIATANIVERIPAPLRDRMEEIEFSSYTLSEKQEIATRFLIPSQLRQHGLNPGEVDLQAGAVKKIILDYTREAGLRGLEKQVAALCRKLARKVLDGGESSGVLKVEGADIQNIMGSPPHFTTTAKSAPKVGLATGLVWTENGGEILFVEAAQMRGNKQLILTGSLGDVLQESAQTALSFLRSSFETFNLSPEFFESSDIHVHIPAGAVTKEGPSAGVTITVAILSMLTGRPVRQDVAFSGEISLLGDVLPVGGIREKVMAATRAGIKTVVLPEKCDQAVRSIESEVLENIEVRLVSRLEEVVELALL
- a CDS encoding sigma-54-dependent transcriptional regulator yields the protein MISHANILIIDDELIARENLVHVLTKEGYNAVAVETGVEALQQLEKNEYELVLTDLMMPGMNGIQILEHIKEMQPTTEVIVITGHATVSTAVVAMQKGAHSYIAKPFNLDELRMQVLKALEQRALSVEVLRLRQVIAQGKQDFPLVGQSESILRLKKTVQQLANMNCNVLIQGETGTGKELIAQGIHMLSSRSDERFMAVNCGTFTAELMDKELFGHEREAFTGAQRGQKGILEVADGGTVFFDEMSELPLNMQVKLLRVLQERTFLRVGGTQEIPVNIRVIAATNCDLKENVKKGTFRQDLFYRLNVVTLSAPPLREHREDIPVLVGHFLEQHRTPEQTITTISQETLDILMNHSFPGNVRELENIAQRALALAKGTVFTPDLLPHDVRNTPLENPLHTLEEVEHRHIEKVMLATGGNKTQAAKILGIDRVSLWRKIKRYSLD
- a CDS encoding sensor histidine kinase produces the protein MPKLNIRQKIIIGIAIFSICFWCIGILSYSNTIQLEREVLLVERVDDLSNIILEIRRTEKNLFLYNDPAIFSQGIKYIDKAETLLLSLMTEFSRPAVREHGVSLKTGLDRYRDLLGKIVLENGPDKTQEQSSTRSLLRESGQNLVEHSRAIASFERKNILNINNNLRTNLLFSIVAIGLVILALVMFVSSNIIRPLRLVQEATKRISLGTFKAIPIKNAHDEIQQVFAALNSMVEQLKKRRQQLVQAQKLSSIGTLASGIAHQLNNPLNNISTSCQILMESEPDRSELADKMMHNIKQETLRSRDIVKGLLEFSREREYSPAPIILDSVVQSAVRLVSSQVPSDISIETNIPEKIILQADRQRLQEAFINLIINAVQAIEPESGTIVISASTHNDNAVITVKDTGTGMSTETLERIFDPFFSTKEVGQGTGLGLYIVYGIVEKHQGKIRAESIPGDSTAFFITLPLAKDKFV